From Triticum urartu cultivar G1812 chromosome 2, Tu2.1, whole genome shotgun sequence, a single genomic window includes:
- the LOC125537133 gene encoding AUGMIN subunit 3-like isoform X2, producing MSKKKNLTHPAGPPLLPFPHASINATPPAMSAKQLCDALAAAGFDSGDPLDPESLDWAFLQGDDSSRVLAWIAARLRRANVLSASDLELYDQLELEGKLLEGKDLDSAFDSISAFSETGENHEYTFLSEESLGDIRDSKLALRAEVSDLEKKLASLEWQLDLLTAHATTITQGKKSRTSAKTSATGKLARFDEELAKRSLEMNEVLGKLVATIQELSYYHSETGSSPVCCQRRHAKGGF from the exons ATGTCAAAAAAAAAAAACCTCACCCATCCCGCGGGCCCACCACTACTCCCATTTCCGCACGCATCGATCAACGCGACACCGCCGGCGATGAGCGCGAAGCAGCTCTGCGACGCCTTGGCCGCCGCGGGGTTCGACAGCGGAGATCCGCTCGACCCGGAGAGCCTCGATTGGGCGTTCCTCCAGGGAGACGACTCCAGCCGCGTGCTCGCGTGGATCGCCGCCCGCCTACGCCGCGCCAACGTCCTCTCCGCCTCCGACCTCGAACT CTATGATCAGCTTGAACTAGAAGGGAAGCTTTTGGAG GGGAAAGACTTGGATTCCGCTTTCGACAGTATTTCGGCGTTCTCAGAAACTGGAGAGAACCATGAATACACATTCTTGTCGGAAGAAAGTCTGGGAGACATCCG CGACTCAAAACTAGCACTTAGAGCTGAAGTTTCTGATTTGGAAAAAAAGCTCGCTTCTCTGGAATGGCAGCTTGATTTGCTTACAGCACACGCTACCACCATCACGCAGGGAAAGAAATCCCGCACATCTGCTAAAACTAGCGCAACTGGAAAACTTGCGAGATTTGATGAGGAACTTGCCAAGAGAAGTTTAGAG ATGAATGAAGTACTTGGAAAACTTGTTGCTACGATCCAGGAGTTGTCTTACTATCATTCAGAAACTG